TTACCTTTTAGCAATGTTAGATGCTATGATGACAGTCGTAACTTTACAATCTTGATGCCCTGAGGACAGTCGTAACCTTTAGAAATAAAGGCGGCTGTCCTTATCAATTTGAACTGATCTGCTTGTCCTGCGGCGCAGAAAGTCAGAGTTGGTAAAATGGGCCTTCCTGATCTCTGTTGATGATCTCAGGAAGGCAGTTTAAAGCTATTTTCAGAAGGTAGTAACGAAGGTTTTGTCCAAGGAGCTATGGCTTTACAAGCACGCGCATGCAGATTATAATATAAACGCAACAATCCGTGCCCGAGCGGAAGCTGCAAGAAGTACAAGAAGTGATGCGCACGGATTGACGATGAAAAAACAGCATGCACATTGCAACGGAAATTGCCTGTGCAGATTGAAACCGTTTTACTTCCCTTCAAGGGTAAGATTATCTATGACAGTTTCATGAGCTCCATGCCGATTGGATTTGCAGAAGGTGCAAAGGCGACTTTTCGAGAGATGTATAATAAAGCAATCAAACATGGTATTATCACGAGTTTAGAGGAATGAGAGGGATATCTCTTATGAGTGAATTTTTGAGATTGAAAGATTTGATCATGGGCTGTGCAGAAACTGGCTACGAAGAAGCAGTAGTAAAGCTTTTAAAGGACAATGGAATCGCTGTTGATGACTTTGAGCACGTCGGAAAGTGTGATTCTGAGTGCCCAAATTGCGGAGCGGAAAATTTTAGTATCTGGCAAAGGAATATAGGCTTGCTGGAAGACCAGGAAATGGTTACTTTCGATTTAGATGAAGCGGATGATATTTTGGACTTTGCGATATACCTCTGTAATAAATGCGGAAAGTGGACTACTTATATCGAATAATGCAATATCAGTATACGAATTGTGGGCTGCCTCGTAGATATTCGATGGCAGAAAGGATGATGAATCATGGCAGACAAGTTCATTGATTTACACATGCACAGTTATTACAGTGATGATGGAGAATTCTCACCTGCGGAGTTAGTCAGGAGATCTAGTGAGCAAGGAATTACGATTATGGCAATTTCTGATCATAACAGTATCAGGGCAGTGGAGGAAGCGAAAAAAGAAGCTGAAAAATATCACATTCATTATATCAATGCAATTGAGATAGACTGCACGTATCGAGGGATCGATCTGCATGTTCTTGGTTATGGAATCGATGATAAAAATAAGGAATTTGGTGATCTGGAAGAAAACATTCTTCGTCAAGAAAGAGCATGTGCTGCAATGAAGTTGGAGTTAACGAACAGGCTTGGCTTTGATGTGAAACAAGAGCAGCTGGATGAGTTGAGCAAGGAAGGGGTCTATACCGGAGAACTGTTTGCAGAAATCCTATTCAATGATCCACGATATCAAGAACACAAGTTGTTGCAGCCATATCGGGCTGGCGGCAGCCGAAGTGATAATCCTTATGTGAATTTTTACTGGGACTTTTATACCCAAGGAAAGGCATGCTATACAGAGATCCTTTATCCTTCGCTGGAAGAGGTGGTCAAACTGATCGATGAGAGTGGCGGTGTTGCAGTACTTGCTCATCCAGGCAATAATCTAAAAGGAAAATTTGAACTGTTTGACGAACTGATCGCGTCTGGTCTGCAAGGTGTAGAAGCATTCAGCAATTATCATGATGATGAAGCTGCCAAGTATTTTCTTAACAAAGGCAGGGAGTACAATCTACTTGTGACCTGTGGCAGTGACTTCCATGGTAAAATAAAACCGGCCATAGAAATTGGTGAAACCGGGTGTACCATAGATCAGAAGGAAATACAAAAGGAATTACAAAAAAGGGGATTAATAAGGGGATAGAAATTTGATTCAAGATCTTTTGTTGACAAAAGATGAGGCAGGAGATATAATTACATAGAATTCTAATTAAATTCCCGTCCTTTTCACAAATATGTGTACACAGAAGCTGGTGGTTTGTATGGATACACAAATGAATAACAAAAATTATGAATTTTATTTAAGAGCTATTGTACATGCTATGAAGCAAATGCTGGACAATAGACTGCTCCCTTATGACATCACAAATCAGCAGGCACGTTTGTTGGGTGATTTAGATAACCAACTGAAGCGAGACAAAGAAATTGTTCAAAAAGACTTAGAACGTACGATGAACTTGCGAGGCTCATCCATTACCAGCCTATTGCAGGGGCTAGAGCGCAAAGGGTTTATTTCACGCAGCACAGGAAACGAGGATGGCAGGACCAAACAGGTAGATATTACCGAAAAAGGGAGAGCGGTGATCCAGGCTGTTGAAAGCTCTTTTCTGGAATTAGAGCAGTTGCTTGTGGAAGGGATGTCAGAGGACGAAAAAGAGACCTTTCTACGCCTGCTTAGGGTTTCTTTTCATAACTTAAAAATCGAGTAGTCATTGCTCATTATAAGTATGACAATATTTTTTTGCCAAATTAGATAGAATTCTAACTATTAGAATTCTAATTACAGGAGGATGATAGCATGAGTAATTCAAATTCTATGAAAAAACAAGCTGATCCATCTCGGCTGACATTTCGGCTGCGATGGATACTGGCGGTCGTAATTATCGCAGATGTTCTCGATCTGATGGACGCGAACATCACCAATATAGCGGCACCTTCTATAGTTCAAAACATCGGTGGAGGCGAGTCTTTGATCAAATGGCTCGGAGCAAGCTACGCTTTAGCAATGGGTGTGCTGCTTGTCATCGGCGGACGCTTGGGTGACCGTTATGGCAAACGGCGAATGTTTCTAATCGGCATAACAGGGTTTACGCTGGCTTCGGCGCTTTGCGGTTTATCTGTTAGTCCGTCAATGCTTATAGCGGGAAGGCTGATACAGGGGGGCTTCGGTGCTCTATTGATACCGCAAGGCATGAGCATCTTAATGGCCACATTTTCTCGTGAACAGTTTCCCCGTGCGGTTAGCGCGTTTGGACCGGTTATGAGTATTTCGTCTGTAATTGGCCCGATATTAGCCGGATTTATTATTCAGGCGAATATTGGCGGGCTAGACTGGCGCCCTATGTTCCTGATCAACATCGTTCTTGGTTTAGCTGGCTTTATTGCTGCAGTTAAGTTATTGCCTCATGATCAGCCTAACTCCGATGAAAAACTGGATGGGATCGGAACTGCTCTTTTGGGAGTTTCTATGCTTGGCCTGATTTTTGGCTTGAATGAGGGTTCGACGGAAGGTTGGACGATCTTGCCGATTGCCAGCTTCATAGTAGGTGCTGTAATGCTTGCAGCCTTTGCGCTTCGCCAGCGGTACGCTGACAATCCGCTTATTAAACCTTCTCTCTTCAAAAATAAAGGATTTACGTCTGGACTATTAGTGGGTCTCGGGTTTTTCGCAGCAGTAAATGGCTTGGCTTATGTCATTTCCTTGTTTTTTCAACTGGTTCTTCATCTCACGCCGTATGAAGCGGCTCTGGGTCTCTGTCCAATGGCAATCGGCATCGTAATCGCCTCAATGGTCTGCCGGCCGCTTCTAACCAAGCTGGGACGTACACTGATTGTCATTGGACTCTCGGCAACACTTATTGGGGCGCTCGGCCTTTGGCTCACTGTCTTCCTTACAGGTATGGGAGCTACCGCGTTGCTGACAGCTCCTGCTATATTCGTTATCGGCGCAGGTATGGGTACTTGTTTCAGCAGCATTTACGACGTGGCTCTCGGGGACATTGAGCATGACGAGGCAGGCAGCGCAAGCGGTTCCTTAAGCGCTGTACAGCAATTAGCAGCGGCAATTGGTTCTGCGGTCGTAACGACGATTTTCTTTAACCTCCTTAATACTGTGGGTGATGTTGGAGCCATGAAGACCAGTATTCTGATTGTAGCAGCAATTGTCCTCGTTTGCCTCGGGCTCGTTTGGCTTATGCCACAATCAGCTCCTTCAGAAGACTTTTAGGTTTCGTCAAATGATGTCTGAGAAAAACTATCTTGATGGATTTCGGGCAGAAAAAAATGAAAGCCAGCGTCTTTAGACGCTGGCTGGTGTTGCAGGTGTATCGTCCGGAGGAAGAAGGACAAGTCTTCCTTTCAGATTATCTGTGCAGGCTAGTGCTCCATCCACAGTGATCACAATCGCATCGAGATCTTTCATCCGGTTCACTCTGCGAATGATTGAGACCGCATCTAATCCGAACAGTTCTGTTGTATAGATATCGCAGTCCAGCGAGCTGTCAGCAATAACCGTTAAAGAAGCGATGTTATTTTCGATTGGATAGCCAGTTTTGCTGCTAAAGATATGGTGGTAATTACGGCTTTCCTTTTCAAGCACTCTCTCATAGATTCCTGAGGTTACAACGGATTGGTTTCTTATTTTGACAAGGGCTGCCGCATTTCCTCTCGGTAAAAACGGATTTTGTATCCCCACCTTCCAGTCACTGCCTTGCGTGGGCGGTTCTCCAAAAACCAAAACATTTCCTCCCATATCAACCATAGCGGAAACAGCTCCCTGTTCCTTAAATAAGGCCATCACTTTATCAGCAAAATACCCCTTGGCTATGGCGCCAAGGTCTAGCTCCATACCTTTTTCTAAAAAATAGACGGTTTTGTGATCGTCATCCAGTTGTATCTTTTCAGGCTTTAAAAGCTCCAATACGTTCTCGATTGCTTCTTGATCCGGCACCTTCGCTTCTTTAAACCCGATGCTCCATAACTTGATCAATGGGCCGATTGCAATATTTAAATAAGAGCCTTCCCGTAAACTATGCTGTTTCCCTATTTTTATCAGATCATAAAGCTCATCGTCCACCTTTTGCGGAGCGAATGCGGCATTCCTTTTTAGCATAGCGAGCTGTGAGTGGTCACTGTTGGCACTAAAAATTTTGTTGTAATGAATGAGCATCTCCTCAGCCAGTTTTGCCATAGCAGCAGCGCGTTCTCCCTTGATATAGAGGGAGATTTTTGTTCCCATAAGATGGAGGATCTTCGTGTACTCGTTCATTTCAGTCTCCCATATCGGATTGGTTCTGCCCATGAGATAAGAAAGCATCGATCAGGTCCTGATCAATTTTGGTCAGAGTTCTTTCGCTGTGATACGCGATAAAATAATCTAAGCTCAGCTCATCGATGGGGATCGGATATAAATTGTAATCAGAGGGGCATTCCTTAACAGAGACACTTTCGGGGATAATCGTAAGCCCCAAATTACCCGTAACCAGCCTAAGTGCAGTATTGATATCCGTACTTTCCATGATGATATTGGGTTTCACCTTGTAAACATTCAGCAGATGATCGATCTGTTTTCTTATAGCAGAACCCTTGGAAGTCAGGATCAGCCTTTGTGACAAGAGTTTACTGATGTCGATGCTTCCTTCCGGAATTCTGGCGACATCTTTCTGATAGAGATCACAGCATCGCGGAATCACAGCCCAGTACCTGTGTCTCCCCCAGCTAACCGAGTTTAAGTTCGGTGATATATTTCTTGAATTCTGTCCAAGCCAAAAATCCAATTCATTATTCTGAGTGAGTCTCTCACTTTTATCCGGTAAAATCTCTGCAAGCTCGATTCTGCAGTTTGGGTGCATGTCCAGAAACTCTGGTATAAAAAGTGGCAAAAGGTAGGTCCCAAGGCTCGGAAGCACTCCTATCTTTATGACCGTTCGATCGCTATCGGATACATCAGAGATATCGCTAAGCAGTTTAGCATAGTTATTCTCTAAGGAAGTCAAATACTGATAATAAATCTTTCCTTGCTCGGTCAACCGGTAAGGAAGCTTATCACGGGTGATCAGCTCGCAGTTTAACTCACTTTCAACCCTTTTAATGACCTGAGTCAAATAAGGCTGAGAAATATAAAGTGATTTCGCAGCCTTGTTATAATTGCTGTATTTTAGAATTGCATCAATATAATAAAGAATGTCCTGAGAGCCGATTTTTGACATTTCATTCCTTCCTTTGAAATACTTCACTATTGACGGTTGGTTCGATTATAACAAATTTGTTATTAAACTTCAATGAATTACTAATTAGATAATCAGAACACAATATGTTAAATTAATAGCAAAGATATTATTGATGTAAACGCTTAAGGAAGTGATGATTGAATGGAGGGTGCGCAGATGGTTAACCGATTAGATGTGCACGGAATGAATCAGTGCTTCCCTAATGAACAGAAAGGGGATTACTATGAAATATCTAGCGATCGTAGGCACGAATTCAGATGTGTCAACCAATCGTATCCTGCTTCAATTTATGGAAAAGCACTTTTCAGATGAGGCAGAGATTGAAGTCCAAGAAATTAAGGATCTACCTGCCTTTATGGAGCCTGAAGATTCTGTTGTCCCTGAAAAGGTAGCGGAGCTATCTGATAAAATATTGAAAGCTGATGGGGTAATCATCGCAACCCCGGAGTATGATCACGCGATCCCAGCAGTGCTAAAGAGTGCCCTTGAATGGATTAGTTATACGAGTCAGGCACTTACGGATAAGCCTGTATTAATCGTGGGAGCATCTCATGGTACCCTTGGTTCTTCCAGAGCCCAGGCACATCTTAGACAAATCCTTGATTCCCCTGAACTGGCTGCTAGAATAATGCCAAGCAATGAGTTCCTTTTGGGAAAATCACAGAGTGCATTTGATAGCTCGGGTAATCTCATTGATCCGCATAAGGTATCAGAGCTTGATGAAATTTTCAGAGAGTTTGTTCTGTTTACACAGATTACATCAAAACTGCTGAAAGAGAAAGTGCTGAATCAAAAAGTTAAAAAATTCACTTGGCAGGAGTAGGGGGGAAATAACAATGAAATTTATCGCAATTGTCGGAACAAATGCAAAAAAATCATATAATCGTAAGCTCCTTCAGTTCATGAAAAAACACTTTGAATCCAAGGCAGAGATCGAAATCCTTGAGATTACAGATGTTCCTATGTTTAATCAATCCGATAATCAGTCCTTCAGCGAAGTAATCCAAATGTTTGATGAGAAGATTACTGCCTGCGATGGTGTTATTATGGCTACTCCTGAATATAATCATTCCATCCCATCCGGACTGAAAAGCTTGATTGAATGGTTAAGCTTTGATCTTCATCCGTTTACCGGCAAACCGGTTATGATCGTTGGGGCTTCTCTTGGCTCACAGGGTTCCTCTCGTGCACAGCTGCATCTTCGTCAAATCCTGGATGCGCCGGGTGTGGATGCCAGTGTAATGCCAGGCTATGAATTCTTACTGGGAAATGCTGATAAGGCGTTTGATGATGACGGTAATCTAAACAATGAAGGAACCGTAGATTTTCTGGATATCTGCTTCCTTCGGTTTCTGCGTTTTGCAAAAATTGCAAATCAGCTGAACGAGGAAGAGGAGTTTTCCTTCCAGCCGGGTGAATATGAGGTAAAGGCAATTGGCCACAGCGGAAATCTCCCAATGAAGGTATCCTTTAGTGAAAAACGAATTGAAAGGATCAATATCGATACCGAGGGTGAAACAGAAGGCATCGCCGATGTGGTCTTTGTGAGAATCCCAGATAAAATTATTGAGGGACAGACGCTGAATGTGGATACCCTTTCCGGAGCATCAGAAACCAGTAATGGAGTCATCGACGGTGTTGCCAAAGCCGTGAAACTTGCAGGGGTCAATCCTGATATCCTTAAGAGAAGACCAAGACCTGCCAGCAGCAGAATCAGGGTAGACGAAGAATATACCTGTGATGTCGTCGTTGTAGGCGGAGGAGGTGCCGGACTGAGTGCAGCGGCCACCGCACTGCAGAATGGTTCCAGTGTGATTGTTCTTGAAAAATATCCGGCAGTGGGCGGAAATACCATACGCTCCGGCGGTCCTGTCAATGCGGCAGATCCCCAGTGGCAGAGCCAGTTTGATGAGAATCCAGGAGAAAGACACACCATTGAGTCATTAATAGAGACAGATGAGAGTAAAATTCATATCGAATATCTGGAAGATTTCCGAGCGCTGAAAGAAGAATTTGCTGCCTACCAGAAAAAGTTTGGCGCGCAAAAGGGCTATTTATTTGACTCACCGCTCCTGCACAGAATGCAGACCTATTTTGGCGGGAAACGAACGGACCTAAATGGCAACTCTATCTACGGACAGTACGACCTGGTAAAAATCTTGACGGACAGAGCCTTAGAAAGTGTAAATTGGCTGGAAGAGATCGGCGTTGAGTATGACAAGAGCGTCGTATTTGCCCCGGTTGGTGCACTCTGGCGCCGCGGTCATAAGCCTGTGAAAAGCTATGGTACTGCATTTATCCTTGCTCTTGCAAAATATGTACAGGAGCACTCTGGCAAGATTATCACTGACAGCCCGGTAAAGGAATTTATCCTGGAGAACGGTGAAATCAAGGGCGTAATGGCAACCGGTGTCAATGGCCAAAAGATTACAGTACACGCAAAGGCAGTTGTGCTTGCAAGCGGCGGCTTTGGTGCAAATACAAAAATGTTAAAAGAATACAATACCTACTGGAGCCATATTGATGATGCGATCAGAACCACCAATTCCTTTGCCATGACTGGTGATGGAATCCTGCTTGGTAAAACCGTAGGAGCAGCACTGACTGGAATGGGCTTTACTCAGATGATGCCTGTATCCGATCCTGAGACTGGAGAGCTGTTCAGTGGAATTCAGGTACCGCCGGAAAACTTCGTAATTGTCAATCGAGAAGGAAAGCGCTTTGTCAATGAATTCTCCGGACGTGATGTTTTAACAAAGGCCGCCATTGATCAGGGAGGCTTATTCTATCTGATTGCCGATGATGAGATTAAGAAAACAGCAGCCAATACAAGTCAGGAAAAGTTAGACAGACAAGTAGAAGCCGGTACCTTATTCAGAGCCGATACCATCGAAGAGCTGGCCGTGAAAGTGGGTATGGATCCTGCCATTCTTAAGGATACCGTTGACAAATATAATTCTTATGTAGATGCGGGATTTGATCCTGAATTTCATAAGGATACCTTCAGCTTGAAGGTGGAGAAAGCGCCGTTTTATGCGACTCCCAGAAAGCCAGCGGTTCATCATACCATGGGCGGACTTAAAATCGATACGAAAGCCCGAGTATTATCCGAATATGGCCAGCCCATTAAACATCTTTATGCTGCCGGCGAAGTTGCCGGAGGAATCCATGCAGGAAACCGCCTTGGCGGCAATGCGCTAGCTGATATCTTTACCTTCGGAAGAATCGCCGGTAAGACTGCCGTGGATGAAATGGAATAGAGCAAGGAACAGTTTTGTATCAAAAATAAAGGAATGTGGGGCAGGCGCGGCAGCCTGCCCTTTTCCATAGCCGATGCAGTGTTAGGAGAAAATATTGCTCAATTGCTGAATTCTTAAAACTTCTTGTCCCACCTGCTGAAGAGGATAAGAGGAAGGCAGGCTCAATTGTTATTTGCTTCCGCCTTTTCCAATCCTCATATTTTGATTGAAGTATGTGTGACGAATGTCATCTGAAATTTCCAGCCACCCTTCAATGCCAAGTTTTTTCATCATGCAGAGGTTATAAAGTTTAATATTATGTGGATGGGTAGAAGCCCGATCTGCTATCGGCATGAGATTTTCACACGGAAAATCATCACATTCAAAGCAGTATCCAACTCCTTTTTCGTTCACGCATTCCAATGTTTTACACTTCTGATCCTGCAAATCAAGCAATAGACACTGATTGCCGTCCGCACAACCTTTACAGGTAATACGCTCATTTGATACGTTAAACATTCCCGCAATGCGCGTCTGAAATTCCTCTGTTACATTTTTCTCGTACATCTCACAATTGAAACAATCAATTCCGCACGGTGCAATGATTTTAAGTTCCATAACATTACCTCCTTTAAATTACCTTTCTCTATCTTAGATAAAAAAAAGGACGTTAGGTTACAAAACTTTTTCCCTTAATTTTTTTATAAAAATCACTTTAGGTATTTTTCTTCCTACCTTGTACATCGCATAGACATCAAGCACTCCTCGAATGAGTTGCTTATATTCATCCACCATTTCGGGATCCTTATAATCAGTATACCCCTTTGGCATCGGCAGATTTCGATC
This genomic window from Clostridiales bacterium contains:
- a CDS encoding LysR family transcriptional regulator; this translates as MSKIGSQDILYYIDAILKYSNYNKAAKSLYISQPYLTQVIKRVESELNCELITRDKLPYRLTEQGKIYYQYLTSLENNYAKLLSDISDVSDSDRTVIKIGVLPSLGTYLLPLFIPEFLDMHPNCRIELAEILPDKSERLTQNNELDFWLGQNSRNISPNLNSVSWGRHRYWAVIPRCCDLYQKDVARIPEGSIDISKLLSQRLILTSKGSAIRKQIDHLLNVYKVKPNIIMESTDINTALRLVTGNLGLTIIPESVSVKECPSDYNLYPIPIDELSLDYFIAYHSERTLTKIDQDLIDAFLSHGQNQSDMGD
- a CDS encoding DUF3795 domain-containing protein; this encodes MELKIIAPCGIDCFNCEMYEKNVTEEFQTRIAGMFNVSNERITCKGCADGNQCLLLDLQDQKCKTLECVNEKGVGYCFECDDFPCENLMPIADRASTHPHNIKLYNLCMMKKLGIEGWLEISDDIRHTYFNQNMRIGKGGSK
- a CDS encoding DHA2 family efflux MFS transporter permease subunit, whose protein sequence is MSNSNSMKKQADPSRLTFRLRWILAVVIIADVLDLMDANITNIAAPSIVQNIGGGESLIKWLGASYALAMGVLLVIGGRLGDRYGKRRMFLIGITGFTLASALCGLSVSPSMLIAGRLIQGGFGALLIPQGMSILMATFSREQFPRAVSAFGPVMSISSVIGPILAGFIIQANIGGLDWRPMFLINIVLGLAGFIAAVKLLPHDQPNSDEKLDGIGTALLGVSMLGLIFGLNEGSTEGWTILPIASFIVGAVMLAAFALRQRYADNPLIKPSLFKNKGFTSGLLVGLGFFAAVNGLAYVISLFFQLVLHLTPYEAALGLCPMAIGIVIASMVCRPLLTKLGRTLIVIGLSATLIGALGLWLTVFLTGMGATALLTAPAIFVIGAGMGTCFSSIYDVALGDIEHDEAGSASGSLSAVQQLAAAIGSAVVTTIFFNLLNTVGDVGAMKTSILIVAAIVLVCLGLVWLMPQSAPSEDF
- a CDS encoding MarR family transcriptional regulator; translated protein: MCTQKLVVCMDTQMNNKNYEFYLRAIVHAMKQMLDNRLLPYDITNQQARLLGDLDNQLKRDKEIVQKDLERTMNLRGSSITSLLQGLERKGFISRSTGNEDGRTKQVDITEKGRAVIQAVESSFLELEQLLVEGMSEDEKETFLRLLRVSFHNLKIE
- a CDS encoding flavocytochrome c, yielding MKFIAIVGTNAKKSYNRKLLQFMKKHFESKAEIEILEITDVPMFNQSDNQSFSEVIQMFDEKITACDGVIMATPEYNHSIPSGLKSLIEWLSFDLHPFTGKPVMIVGASLGSQGSSRAQLHLRQILDAPGVDASVMPGYEFLLGNADKAFDDDGNLNNEGTVDFLDICFLRFLRFAKIANQLNEEEEFSFQPGEYEVKAIGHSGNLPMKVSFSEKRIERINIDTEGETEGIADVVFVRIPDKIIEGQTLNVDTLSGASETSNGVIDGVAKAVKLAGVNPDILKRRPRPASSRIRVDEEYTCDVVVVGGGGAGLSAAATALQNGSSVIVLEKYPAVGGNTIRSGGPVNAADPQWQSQFDENPGERHTIESLIETDESKIHIEYLEDFRALKEEFAAYQKKFGAQKGYLFDSPLLHRMQTYFGGKRTDLNGNSIYGQYDLVKILTDRALESVNWLEEIGVEYDKSVVFAPVGALWRRGHKPVKSYGTAFILALAKYVQEHSGKIITDSPVKEFILENGEIKGVMATGVNGQKITVHAKAVVLASGGFGANTKMLKEYNTYWSHIDDAIRTTNSFAMTGDGILLGKTVGAALTGMGFTQMMPVSDPETGELFSGIQVPPENFVIVNREGKRFVNEFSGRDVLTKAAIDQGGLFYLIADDEIKKTAANTSQEKLDRQVEAGTLFRADTIEELAVKVGMDPAILKDTVDKYNSYVDAGFDPEFHKDTFSLKVEKAPFYATPRKPAVHHTMGGLKIDTKARVLSEYGQPIKHLYAAGEVAGGIHAGNRLGGNALADIFTFGRIAGKTAVDEME
- a CDS encoding NAD(P)H-dependent oxidoreductase gives rise to the protein MKYLAIVGTNSDVSTNRILLQFMEKHFSDEAEIEVQEIKDLPAFMEPEDSVVPEKVAELSDKILKADGVIIATPEYDHAIPAVLKSALEWISYTSQALTDKPVLIVGASHGTLGSSRAQAHLRQILDSPELAARIMPSNEFLLGKSQSAFDSSGNLIDPHKVSELDEIFREFVLFTQITSKLLKEKVLNQKVKKFTWQE
- a CDS encoding PHP domain-containing protein, producing the protein MADKFIDLHMHSYYSDDGEFSPAELVRRSSEQGITIMAISDHNSIRAVEEAKKEAEKYHIHYINAIEIDCTYRGIDLHVLGYGIDDKNKEFGDLEENILRQERACAAMKLELTNRLGFDVKQEQLDELSKEGVYTGELFAEILFNDPRYQEHKLLQPYRAGGSRSDNPYVNFYWDFYTQGKACYTEILYPSLEEVVKLIDESGGVAVLAHPGNNLKGKFELFDELIASGLQGVEAFSNYHDDEAAKYFLNKGREYNLLVTCGSDFHGKIKPAIEIGETGCTIDQKEIQKELQKRGLIRG
- a CDS encoding FAD:protein FMN transferase — encoded protein: MNEYTKILHLMGTKISLYIKGERAAAMAKLAEEMLIHYNKIFSANSDHSQLAMLKRNAAFAPQKVDDELYDLIKIGKQHSLREGSYLNIAIGPLIKLWSIGFKEAKVPDQEAIENVLELLKPEKIQLDDDHKTVYFLEKGMELDLGAIAKGYFADKVMALFKEQGAVSAMVDMGGNVLVFGEPPTQGSDWKVGIQNPFLPRGNAAALVKIRNQSVVTSGIYERVLEKESRNYHHIFSSKTGYPIENNIASLTVIADSSLDCDIYTTELFGLDAVSIIRRVNRMKDLDAIVITVDGALACTDNLKGRLVLLPPDDTPATPASV